In Salmo salar chromosome ssa03, Ssal_v3.1, whole genome shotgun sequence, a single genomic region encodes these proteins:
- the LOC106599430 gene encoding laminin subunit gamma-1 yields MRWFIQVLFSFTCLAVFSHSAMDECTDDSSRPQRCMPEFVNAAFNVTVVATNTCGSPPEEYCVQTGVTGVTKSCHICDARDRRQHHSAVYLTDYNNQQDTTWWQSQTMLAGIQYPHSINVTLHLGKAFDITYVRLKFHTSRPESFAIYKRTSEDGPWTPYQYYSGSCEKTYQKTNRGFIRTGQDEQQALCTDEFSDISPLTGGNVAFSTLEGRPSAYNFDNSPVLQEWVTATDIKVTLNRLNTFGDEVFNDPKVLKSYYYAISDFAVGGRCKCNGHASECAKNNGFGKPVCNCKHNTEGDDCNVCKPFYKDRPWRRATANNPNECLPCNCNGKSAECYFDPELYRATSHGGHCRNCADYTDGPNCERCLDNYYRDTSGTRCLPCSCNPVGSLATQCDNTGRCSCKPGVMGDKCDRCQPGFHTLTEAGCRPCSCNPSGSTQECDVQTGRCQCKDNVEGFSCDRCKLGYFNMDPQNPQGCTPCFCFQHSSVCDSAEGYSIDTVSSTFDRDDERWTGQQRDGSSVSVQWSAGGEISLISDDYFPMYFVAPERFLGNQLLSYGQNLTLNFRVDRRDTRLSAEDVVLEGAGLRVAVPLIAQGNAYPGENMQTFVFRLHDSTDYPWRPTLTHSEFQKLLHNLTSIKIRGTYSERSAGYLDDVKLITARRGPGSPARWVEKCTCPQGYVGQHCERCALGYRKSRPDLGPFSSCDSCNCNGHSDTCNPDTGMCDCQHNTAGLSCERCKDGYYGDSTVGSSSDCKPCPCPGGSTCAVVPKTKEVVCTNCPTGTTGKRCELCDDGFFGDPLGENGQVRVCRACKCSDNIDPNAVGNCDRETGECLKCIYNTDSFFCDRCKEGFYGNPLAINPNDKCKACSCSPYGTVDRQTSCLQVTGQCQCFPHVTNRDCSACQPGFFNLRSGTGCEQCNCNPIGSTNGQCDIGSGQCECQPGVTGQRCERCEVNFFGFGLSGCKPCDCDPEGSSTAQCKEDGRCACLPGFVGARCDMCEENYFYNRSTPGCQQCPSCYSLVRDKVNQQRQKLHDLQTLIDNLGSTSETVSDKAFEDRLKEAEKSIMDLLDEAQTSKDVDKGLLERLGKLNSTLTTQWNRLQNIRNTVDNTGTQADKARNRVRDAEDLIGRAREELDKAKEAISKLDIKAPSISGDPNNMTLLAEEARNLANKHKMDADQIEKIAKDANDTSTKALNLLTKTLDGEGKTNQDIDELNRKYNEAKDLAKNLEKQANKVHAEAEEAGDKALKIYANLTSLPPFNTKSLEDEASKIKKEASDLDKLIDKTEKEYNDLRDDLRGKETEVRKLLEKGKTEQQTADQLLARVDAAKALAEEAAKKGRTTYQEAQDILGNLRDFDKRVNDNKTAAEDAMKRIPEINATIIAANEKTKQAEGALGNAAADAKEAKNKAEEAEKIASAVQKGSAKTKADAEKAFEDTMMLDGEVNGMMDQLSAAEAELAKKKAEADQDMMMASMASDNAKEAEDNARKAKSAVRTVLNTINDLLKSLGNIDKVDLSKLGLIEGSLKQAKDKMANSDLDRKLAELNDVAKSQEEMITDYDRQIREIRSDIANLNDIKDTLPDGCFNTPSLERP; encoded by the exons GCAAGGCTTTCGACATCACTTACGTGCGACTCAAGTTCCACACCAGCCGCCCAGAGAGCTTCGCCATCTACAAGCGCACAAGTGAGGATGGACCATGGACGCCTTACCAGTACTACAGTGGCTCCTGTGAGAAGACCTACCAGAAGACCAACAGGGGCTTCATCCGCACCGGACAGGACGAACAACAGGCCCTGTGTACAGACGAGTTCAGCGACATCTCACCCCTGACCGGAGGAAACGTCGCCTTCTCCACCCTTGAAGGCCGGCCCAGTGCTTACAACTTTGACAACAGCCCAGTTCTTCAG GAATGGGTGACGGCCACAGATATCAAAGTGACCCTGAACAGGCTCAACACTTTCGGAGATGAAGTTTTCAATGATCCCAAGGTCCTGAAATCCTACTACTACGCTATCTCAGACTTTGCAgtgggaggaag GTGCAAGTGCAACGGCCATGCGAGTGAGTGTGCGAAAAACAACGGTTTCGGCAAGCCGGTTTGCAACTGCAAGCACAACACAGAGGGCGATGACTGCAATGTGTGCAAGCCGTTCTACAAAGACCGTCCCTGGAGGAGAGCTACAGCCAATAACCCTAACGAGTGTCTGC CGTGCAACTGTAATGGCAAGAGTGCAGAGTGCTACTTCGACCCTGAGCTGTACCGTGCCACCAGCCACGGAGGACACTGCCGCAACTGTGCCGACTACACAGACGGGCCCAACTGTGAGCGCTGCCTGGACAACTACTACAGAGACACATCTGGCACCCGCTGCCTGCCCTGCAGCTGCAACCCAGTAG GCTCTCTGGCCACTCAGTGTGACAACACGGGACGCTGCAGCTGTAAACCAGGTGTGATGGGGGACAAGTGTGACCGCTGCCAACCTGGCTTTCACACATTGACCGAAGCAGGCTGCAG ACCTTGCTCCTGTAACCCTTCCGGAAGCACACAGGAGTGTGATGTCCAGACAGGCCGTTGCCAGTGCAAGGACAACGTGGAGGGCTTCAGCTGTGACAG GTGTAAGCTGGGCTACTTCAACATGGACCCGCAGAACCCTCAGGGTTGCACTCCGTGCTTCTGCTTCCAGCATTCCTCTGTCTGTGACAGCGCTGAAGGCTACAGCATTGACACAGTCTCCTCCACCTTCGACCGAG ATGATGAGCGGTGGACAGGCCAGCAGCGTGACGGCTCCAGTGTTTCAGTCCAGTGGTCCGCTGGTGGAGAGATCTCCCTCATCTCCGATGACTACTTCCCAATGTACTTTGtggctccag AGAGGTTCCTGGGCAATCAGCTGCTGAGCTATGGCCAGAATCTCACCCTGAACTTCCGGGTGGACAGGAGAGACACACGCCTCTCAGCCGAGGATGTGGTTCTGGAGGGGGCTGGTCTCAGAGTGGCTGTGCCTCTCATTGCTCAGGGAAATGCCTATCCTGGAGAGAACATGCAGACGTTTGTGTTCAG GCTCCACGACAGCACAGACTACCCCTGGAGGCCCACCCTCACTCACTCAGAGTTCCAGAAGCTTCTGCACAATCTGACGTCCATCAAGATCCGTGGCACCTACAGCGAGAGAA GTGCTGGTTACCTTGACGATGTGAAGCTGATCACGGCGAGGAGAGGTCCCGGGAGCCCGGCTCGCTGGGTAGAGAAGTGTACCTGCCCTCAAGGCTACGTGGGACAGCACTGTGAGAGGTGCGCCCTGGGATACAGGAAGAGCAGACCAGACCTGGGGCCCTTCAGTTCCTGTGACTCCTGCAACTGTAACGGACACAGTGACACGTGCAACCCCGACACAG GGATGTGTGACtgccaacacaacacagctgggcTCAGTTGTGAGAGGTGTAAAGACGGTTACTATGGAGACTCCACTGTGGGGAGTTCCAGCGACTGCAAGCCCTGCCCGTGCCCTGGAGGATCCACTTGTGCTGTTGTGCCCAAGACCAAGGAAGTTGTCTGCACCAACTGTCCTACTGGAACCACAG GCAAGCGCTGCGAGCTGTGTGATGACGGTTTCTTCGGAGACCCCCTGGGGGAGAACGGGCAGGTGAGGGTCTGTCGGGCCTGTAAGTGTAGCGACAACATCGACCCCAACGCTGTGGGCAACTGTGACCGAGAGACCGGGGAGTGCCTCAAGTGTATCTACAACACAGACAGCTTCTTCTGTGACCGCTGCAAAGAGGGCTTCTATGGAAACCCTCTGGCCATCAACCCCAACGACAAGTGCAAAG CCTGCTCCTGCTCTCCATATGGCACAGTGGACAGACAGACCAGCTGTCTACAGGTCACAGGCCAGTGCCAGTGTTTCCCCCACGTCACCAACAGGGACTGCAGCGCCTGTCAGCCTGGCTTCTTCAACCTGCGGAGTGGAACAGGCTGTGAACA GTGCAACTGCAATCCTATTGGGTCCACCAACGGTCAGTGTGACATCGGTTCCGGTCAGTGTGAATGCCAGCCCGGCGTCACCGGTCAGCGCTGTGAACGTTGTGAGGTTAACTTCTTCGGATTCGGATTGTCAGGCTGCAAAC CGTGCGACTGTGACCCAGAGGGCTCCTCGACGGCCCAGTGTAAGGAAGATGGCCGCTGTGCGTGCCTTCCAGGCTTTGTGGGAGCCAGGTGTGACATGTGTGAGGAGAACTACTTCTACAACCGTTCTACTCCCGGCTGCCAGCAGTGTCCGTCCTGTTACTCCCTCGTCAGAGACAAG GTGAACCAGCAGAGACAGAAGCTGCATGATCTGCAGACTTTGATTGACAACCTGGGCTCCACGTCAGAGACTGTGAGTGACAAGGCGTTTGAGGACCGACTGAAGGAGGCAGAGAAATCCATCATGGACCTACTGGATGAGGCTCAGACCAGCAAAG ATGTGGACAAAGGCCTGCTGGAGCGCCTGGGGAAACTGAACAGCACACTGACCACTCAGTGGAATCGTCTGCAGAACATCAGGAACACCGTGGACAACACCGGAACCCAGGCCGACAAGGCCCGCAACCGGGTCCGAGACGCCGAGGACCTGATCGGCCGCGCCCGCGAGGAACTGGACAAGGCCAAGGAGGCCATCAGCAAACTG GACATCAAAGCACCCTCAATCAGTGGAGATCCTAACAACATGACCCTTCTGGCAGAGGAGGCTCGCAATCTGGCCAACAA ACATAAAATGGACGCGGATCAAATTGAGAAGATCGCCAAGGATGCCAACGACACGTCCACCAAGGCTCTCAACCTGCTGACAAAGACTCTAGATGGCGAGGGCAAGACCAACCAAGACATTGATGAGCTCAACAGGAA GTACAATGAGGCAAAGGATCTGGCCAAGAACCTGGAGAAACAGGCCAACAAGGTGCATGCTGAGGCAGAGGAGGCAGGCGACAAAGCCCTAAAGATCTACGCTAACCTGACAAGCCTGCCACCTTTCAACACCAAATCACTGGAG GACGAAGCGAGCAAGATCAAGAAGGAAGCATCTGACCTGGACAAGCTGATTGACAAGACCGAGAAAGAGTACAACGACTTGAGGGACGACCTGAGAgggaaggagactgaggtccgcAAGCTGCTGGAGAAGGGCAAGACGGAGCAGCAG ACTGCCGATCAGTTGCTGGCTCGTGTCGATGCTGCCAAGGCGCTGGCTGAGGAGGCCGCCAAGAAGGGGAGGACCACCTACCAGGAGGCCCAAGACATTCTGGGAAATCTGAGAG ACTTTGACAAGCGGGTGAATGACAACAAGACGGCAGCTGAGGACGCCATGAAGAGAATCCCAGAGATCAACGCTACCATCATCGCGGCCAATGAGAAGACCAAGCAGGCTGAGGGGGCGCTAGGCAACGCAGCTGCAGACGCCAAGGAGGCCAAGAACAAGGCAGAGGAGGCAGAAAAGATAGCCAGCGCTGTGCAGAAG GGTTCTGCTAAGACCAAGGCGGATGCGGAGAAAGCCTTTGAGGACACTATGATGCTGGATGGGGAGGTGAACGGCATGATGGACCAGCTGAGTGCAGCCGAGGCAGAGCTGGCCAAGAAGAAAGCTGAGGCCGACCAGGACATGATGATGGCTAGCATG GCATCAGACAATGCGAAGGAAGCGGAGGACAACGCCCGCAAAGCCAAGAGTGCTGTCAGGACCGTTCTCAACACCATCAACGACCTGCTCAAGTCACTGG GCAACATTGACAAGGTGGACCTGAGCAAGTTGGGCTTGATTGAGGGGTCGCTGAAGCAGGCCAAGGACAAAATGGCGAACAGCGACCTGGACCGCAAGCTGGCGGAGCTGAACGACGTGGCCAAGAGCCAGGAGGAGATGATCACCGACTACGACAGGCAGATCAGGGAGATCCGGTCTGACATCGCCAACCTCAACGACATCAAGGACACTTTACCCGACGGCTGCTTCAACACCCCATCCCTAGAGCGAccttaa